Genomic DNA from Candidatus Schekmanbacteria bacterium:
TTTAGCAATTTGGTCAATGATATGTATTAGTTGATTTTTCATACACCTAAAACCTTATTTCAAGATTTGCTTTAATAATATCATTATAACATACTGATATTACGGTATTATTTATATTTTTAATATTAACACAATTTTCAGTTATATCAACTACTTTCCCTGTAATTTTACTAATCTTTCCATCTTTTTCGCGATATGTTAGTAACACATTCTTCCCTTTGCAGCGCATAAAATCCTTTTTCTCCTTCAACGGCCTGTCCAGCCCCGGCGATGATACCTCTAATCTATAATCTATATCATCATATTCAACACTTAAAACAGCATTGAGTTGACTGCTCACTTCGGCACATTCGTTGACCGTTATCCCTCCCTCTTTGTCTAAAAATACCTTGATTAGAGGATGTTTTATATTCCCCGCAATCTTGATTTCAACTAATTCTAACTCTTCCTTTTTTATAATTGGAAGCAGTACTCTTTCAATGTCAGAAGATTCCATATATTGCAAATTCAATGTCATAAAAAAGAAAAGAGCGGGTACTCTCCCACTCTCTTGAACACAAAAAAATTTATGCTCTTTATGAATACTACAAGGGAGTCTTCAATGCAAGAGAAAATATTTTTCAAATCATTGAGAAAGGGAAATTTGTTTACTCGATAACTATCTCTTTGAGCTTCAATTGGATATGCTCTTCATTATTCCAGTTATTGATTTGAGGTGTATAAATTACGGAAAAATATTCATTTTCAGGCAAGATATCCTTTTTTTCAGCCATATTGAAACCTATTGCCTGTAAGGTATATCCATTTTGTGAAAGCAATAGTTTTAAATGTTTATCTCCCACTATGCGCGGCTCATATTTTACTGTAACATTTCTGGTAATAAAAACAGGTTGCTGATTCCCATAACCAAAGGGTTCGAGCATATCAAACTCATTTATAAGTTCCTTATTCATTTCATCGAAATCAATATCCATATCAATTTCTTCTTTTTTACGGAATGGAGAATCCACTTCATAATTAGATGCAATCTCACAAAGGGCATTTTTAAGATTGTCTAAATTTCTATAGTCCATTTTGAAACCTGCGGCAAAAGTGTGTCCCCCATATGATTCCAAGTATTTGCCGCACCTGTCAATGGAAGAATAAATATCAAAATTGACAGAAGACCTTGCAGACCCCCTACCCCCTTCTCCTATTATGACAACAGGTTTCAAAAATTCCTCCGTAAGTTTAGATGCAACAATTCCAATTACTCCCGGATGCCAATTATCATTATGAAGTATTATAATATTATTACCCTTTTCAATTTCCTCTTTCGCCATCTCCATCGCATCATTCATTATTCTTTTTTCAATATCCTGTCGAATATCGTTGTCTGCACAAATACTTGAAACTTTTGACGGTAAATTTCCATTGCTGCCTGAGGTAAAAAGTTCTACAACTTGAGAATATCCTAAAGGCACATCATCGCTATACTCATGTACTCGTCCTTCTGCGTTTATTACAGGAGCTATAATGAACGATATATGCCATGGCATTATCTTTTTGAAATGAAGCTCTTTTCTCTGCAGTAATTCATTTAAACCAGCATTGGAAGTAAGGTTCAGGTTTTTTAATCCTTTTTTCACAATCAATCTATTTTCGTCAAGAAGAGGAGCTATATCGGCAACTGTCCCCAATGCAGCAAATGCAAGAAGTTCTTCCTTCAGCTCACTATAAACTTCGCTGCCTAAAAGTTCTGTGCAGAATTTGTAAACAATTCCAGAAGCTGAAAGTTCTGAAAAAGGATATTCACAGTCTTCCTGTTTGGGATTAACAATGGCATTGGCATCAGGCAATTCACCTGATGGCAAATGATGGTCAAGAACTATTACAGACATACCAAGCTCTCTTGCAAGAGCTATTTCCTTGCAGTTGCTTATCCCGCAATCGGCTGTGATTATCATTTTAAAGCCCTTTTGTGCTGCGTATTTGACAGCATTTGTATTCAATCCATAGCCCTCTTTCAACCGTCTTGGGATATAGTATTCACATTTAGCTCCAATTTCTTTCAATGTTTTTAAAAGCATTACAACAGAACTCGTGCCATCGACATCATAATCTCCAAATAGAAAAATTTTCTCTTTATTTCTGCAAGCTTCCTTTGTCTTTTCCAAAGCAAGACCCATATCTTTCATTTTGAGAGCAGGATAAAAAAGCTCACTTCCGCCATAGAGAAATTTTTCAGCTTTCAGTACTGTATCGCATCCTCGATTAATGAGGATTTGGGCTGTAATTTTCGATATACCAAGACTTTCAGAGAGTTTTTTGGCTAACTGTGTATTGAGGGGATAAGTAATCCACTTTGTATTATTTTTCATTTGTCTTGTTTTTTTAAACTTTTAATATAATTTTGTCTCACTTCAATCAAAAATTCTGCCAATTCTTCGCTTCTATAATCAGGATAAGTCCATTCCAGATACTTAACACCTTTTTTTGTAAACATCAATGTTACTTCTGCATATATACCTTTGCCAAGATAAATCCTATGGCTGTAATTCTTTGTTGAAGCCAAAATTAGTTTGGAAGGCAGAATAAAACCGGGGTCGATATTGACTCTTCTATTGCCTTTGTCTGTTAAATAAGAATCCTCTATTTCATTTGTCTTGATTTTGATGTCAGGAAGGATTTCCTGCTCCACTGTTTTTTCAAATACTATGAGCTTTTTTTTTAGGTTGCAACCAAATTCTTCACAATAATAATCAGTGTGGTTGAATTTATAAATATTGCTTGAAAGCTCTATTTTACCAAATTCTTTTGTTAATTCATTCTCAGCATACTGTCTATCCTCTTCTCGTTCAAACATAAGCGCGCAAAAGAGTTTTGCTTTTACAACTTTATCTAAATTTATGTCTCCCATCGTATTTTACTTAATTGGTCTTTTATGTAGCGACCTCAATCATTATAAGGATTTTATCATTCAGTTTACATAACCTAAAGCTTTAAGACTTTGCAAAGTGTCTGTGTCTATATTAATTTTCTTTTCAGGTCTTATTTTTAAACAAGAACGAATGGCCTTTGACATTTCAAAATGCGCTTTTAACGCTTTTCGGCTCGTCTCCAGATAATCAGGTGCATTATCTACAATGGAATTTGTCTCTCTGGAATCGTCAAGGAGATCGAAAAGCTCCTCCTTCTCGGGTTTATGATACTTGATGTATTTGATATTATTGAATATTACCGATTCTTTAAAATTATCAATGCTTATTATAGGTTCCGGTATCAATCCCTCTTCTCCAACCTTCCATAAAGAAGCTAATGATTCTGCCCTTAAACACTCTTGGTTTATCTTAATTCCGCAAAGATCGAGAATTGTGGGCATAATTCTTTGTGTTGATATGGGTACTGTTATATTTTCTTTGACGGAGGAATTCGGAAGTTTAATCATTAGAGGAACAAAGAGCAATTCATTGTATAATGTATGCATATGTTCAACACCACCGTGTTCCCAAAATTCTTCTCCATGATCACTTGAAAAGATAATCAATGATGAATCATACAAACCACTTCCTTTGAGATATTTGATTAGACGACCAATGTAATCATCAATATAAAGCACCTCACCTTCATAAAGGCGCTTTATCCATTTTTTCTGAATAGGAGAAGGTATATATTTTTTGTTGCGAATTTTTTCTGCAGTTTCACGGTCATAACTGATCCTGTCTTTTGCATTTGGTTTTTCTTCGGGTAAATATTTTTCCGGCGGTGTATAGGGAGCGTGAGGGTCAAAATAATGAATCCATAGAAAAAAATTTTTATCCTTATTGGCTTCGATCCATTGCTTGGCAAA
This window encodes:
- a CDS encoding ribosome maturation factor RimP, whose product is MTLNLQYMESSDIERVLLPIIKKEELELVEIKIAGNIKHPLIKVFLDKEGGITVNECAEVSSQLNAVLSVEYDDIDYRLEVSSPGLDRPLKEKKDFMRCKGKNVLLTYREKDGKISKITGKVVDITENCVNIKNINNTVISVCYNDIIKANLEIRF
- the recJ gene encoding single-stranded-DNA-specific exonuclease RecJ, giving the protein MKNNTKWITYPLNTQLAKKLSESLGISKITAQILINRGCDTVLKAEKFLYGGSELFYPALKMKDMGLALEKTKEACRNKEKIFLFGDYDVDGTSSVVMLLKTLKEIGAKCEYYIPRRLKEGYGLNTNAVKYAAQKGFKMIITADCGISNCKEIALARELGMSVIVLDHHLPSGELPDANAIVNPKQEDCEYPFSELSASGIVYKFCTELLGSEVYSELKEELLAFAALGTVADIAPLLDENRLIVKKGLKNLNLTSNAGLNELLQRKELHFKKIMPWHISFIIAPVINAEGRVHEYSDDVPLGYSQVVELFTSGSNGNLPSKVSSICADNDIRQDIEKRIMNDAMEMAKEEIEKGNNIIILHNDNWHPGVIGIVASKLTEEFLKPVVIIGEGGRGSARSSVNFDIYSSIDRCGKYLESYGGHTFAAGFKMDYRNLDNLKNALCEIASNYEVDSPFRKKEEIDMDIDFDEMNKELINEFDMLEPFGYGNQQPVFITRNVTVKYEPRIVGDKHLKLLLSQNGYTLQAIGFNMAEKKDILPENEYFSVIYTPQINNWNNEEHIQLKLKEIVIE
- a CDS encoding DUF4416 family protein: MGDINLDKVVKAKLFCALMFEREEDRQYAENELTKEFGKIELSSNIYKFNHTDYYCEEFGCNLKKKLIVFEKTVEQEILPDIKIKTNEIEDSYLTDKGNRRVNIDPGFILPSKLILASTKNYSHRIYLGKGIYAEVTLMFTKKGVKYLEWTYPDYRSEELAEFLIEVRQNYIKSLKKQDK